One genomic window of Sporosarcina ureae includes the following:
- a CDS encoding PstS family phosphate ABC transporter substrate-binding protein, whose translation MIAPIAFAVLLLIALLFFTGIGLLYLLLMGLIHYIPLALSAMIIVYVWIVMMIFHVFNTPQRKRLFGIMAGAVLLGAAVWPIMHIYKESISTVDAEVEVRYYEPFTIGQESKLVVLDEAATLELKDDLPRIDGATALYPLYAAFVQAVYPRKEYNPYDSEVMVNTTPIAYENLFSGEVDIIFAAGPSDAQMKVAEQLGLELNLTPVGREAFVFFVNQKNPIDHLELKQIQDIYAGKITNWEEVGGKNEPIRAFQRPADSGSQTGLERLMGDIPIMDAPKENVPEGMGGIITEVSKYRNYKNAIGYTFRYYSMEMVSNDEIKLLSINGVEPTKDTIRTDEYPIATEFYVITAGTDNPNVEKFIEWMVSPQGQELVEKVGYVPVKKP comes from the coding sequence ATGATTGCACCCATAGCATTTGCGGTACTTTTATTGATAGCGTTACTATTTTTCACGGGAATTGGATTATTGTATTTATTGTTAATGGGATTGATCCACTATATTCCGTTAGCGCTAAGTGCAATGATCATTGTTTATGTGTGGATCGTTATGATGATCTTTCATGTCTTCAACACGCCGCAACGAAAGCGATTGTTCGGTATTATGGCAGGAGCAGTTCTACTCGGAGCGGCAGTTTGGCCGATAATGCATATATATAAAGAAAGTATTTCAACAGTGGATGCCGAAGTGGAAGTACGTTATTATGAGCCGTTTACAATTGGACAGGAATCCAAGCTTGTCGTACTTGATGAGGCGGCTACACTCGAACTGAAGGATGATTTACCGAGAATAGACGGTGCTACCGCACTATATCCCCTGTATGCAGCTTTTGTTCAAGCAGTCTATCCTAGAAAAGAATACAATCCGTATGATAGTGAAGTAATGGTCAATACAACACCTATCGCTTATGAAAATCTGTTTTCTGGCGAGGTAGATATAATTTTTGCAGCAGGACCTTCAGACGCCCAAATGAAAGTAGCGGAACAACTAGGGCTTGAGCTGAATTTAACACCAGTTGGAAGAGAAGCATTTGTCTTTTTTGTTAATCAAAAAAATCCCATTGATCATCTAGAATTAAAACAAATTCAAGATATCTATGCAGGGAAAATCACCAACTGGGAAGAAGTTGGTGGTAAAAACGAGCCGATTCGTGCATTCCAACGACCGGCAGATAGTGGTAGTCAAACAGGCTTGGAACGGCTGATGGGGGATATTCCGATTATGGATGCTCCAAAGGAAAATGTGCCCGAAGGAATGGGTGGAATAATAACAGAGGTCTCCAAGTATAGGAATTATAAAAATGCGATTGGCTATACATTTCGCTATTACTCAATGGAAATGGTAAGTAACGATGAAATCAAGCTACTCTCAATCAATGGTGTAGAGCCGACGAAAGATACAATCCGTACTGATGAATACCCAATTGCAACAGAATTTTATGTTATCACAGCGGGGACAGACAATCCGAATGTTGAGAAGTTCATTGAATGGATGGTTTCACCGCAAGGACAGGAATTAGTGGAGAAAGTAGGTTATGTGCCAGTGAAGAAGCCGTGA
- a CDS encoding helix-turn-helix transcriptional regulator, translating into MNQQQFVQLISLKLRVIRLEKEYSQQKMADVLGLSKKTLIQIEKARATASWTAVIAVCALFRESEVLQATVGGDPLEVLETIAHDGIDRRMDQSMGGKVWWRDLEMKGQFRLQQNVISQHFRILDNEHYRWYSSFDEDEARHRLEELSGK; encoded by the coding sequence GTGAATCAACAACAATTCGTACAACTGATTTCATTAAAGTTACGGGTAATCCGATTGGAGAAAGAATATTCTCAACAAAAAATGGCGGATGTGTTAGGGCTTTCCAAAAAGACGTTGATTCAAATTGAAAAGGCAAGGGCAACGGCTAGTTGGACAGCTGTCATAGCTGTCTGTGCTTTATTTCGTGAAAGTGAGGTATTGCAAGCTACTGTCGGTGGTGATCCGTTAGAAGTACTGGAAACCATTGCGCATGACGGTATTGACCGCCGAATGGATCAATCTATGGGCGGTAAAGTGTGGTGGCGTGACTTGGAAATGAAAGGACAATTTCGTTTACAGCAAAATGTAATTAGTCAGCATTTCCGTATTTTGGATAATGAGCATTATCGTTGGTACAGTTCGTTTGATGAAGACGAGGCACGGCATCGGCTGGAGGAACTGAGTGGAAAGTAA
- a CDS encoding sodium-dependent transporter — MKQREQWTSKIGFILAAAGSAIGLGAIWKFPYMAGTNGGSVFVLLFIICTLLIGLPILLAEFVIGRRGQADAVTSLKRLSTRRNWGWVGWMGLVSSFIILSFYSVVGGWILSYLARAFTFKLGGLDYGELFNATIANPWEVLLAQALFMALTIFIVQSGIRGGIERASRWIMPLLFLSFIVLAIRSLTLDGAMEGVRFLFVPDWSYFNGTTFLVALGQAFFSLSVGVTAMMTYASYLSKEEKLGQSAFNVSMLNIGISILAGLVIFPAVFALGHSPEAGPGLIFVILPAIFNEIPFGGVFLIIFFFLMLFATLTSAIAMLEIVVSTGIRKKHDRRKRASWVFGGLIFLVGIPSALSFGLLSDVSIFGNSIFDFADLLTSRIAMPLGALAVSLFAGFVLTKEDTAEELGMHPALHSLWKVLVRYFAPIAIVVIFFTWILGM, encoded by the coding sequence ATGAAACAGCGTGAACAATGGACATCCAAGATTGGTTTTATTTTAGCGGCTGCTGGCAGTGCTATCGGTCTAGGTGCAATCTGGAAGTTTCCTTATATGGCCGGAACAAACGGTGGCAGCGTGTTTGTGCTGTTATTTATTATTTGTACATTATTGATCGGTCTACCGATTTTATTGGCTGAGTTTGTTATTGGCCGAAGAGGACAGGCAGATGCCGTGACTTCTTTGAAAAGATTATCAACGAGACGCAATTGGGGATGGGTTGGATGGATGGGACTTGTCTCTTCTTTCATCATCTTATCGTTTTACAGTGTTGTCGGTGGATGGATTTTATCGTATTTGGCGCGAGCCTTTACGTTTAAATTAGGTGGACTGGATTACGGCGAGCTATTCAATGCAACGATTGCGAATCCATGGGAAGTATTATTAGCACAAGCGTTATTTATGGCGTTAACAATCTTTATCGTTCAAAGCGGGATTCGTGGAGGAATTGAACGGGCCAGCCGCTGGATCATGCCTTTGTTATTCTTGTCATTCATTGTGTTGGCGATTCGTTCGCTAACACTAGACGGTGCGATGGAAGGTGTACGTTTCTTATTCGTACCAGATTGGAGTTACTTTAACGGAACTACTTTCTTGGTTGCGTTGGGACAGGCATTCTTCTCACTAAGTGTCGGTGTGACGGCGATGATGACCTATGCTTCCTATCTTTCGAAAGAGGAGAAGCTCGGACAGTCCGCGTTTAATGTCTCTATGCTGAACATTGGGATTTCGATCCTAGCGGGACTTGTTATTTTCCCAGCAGTTTTCGCGTTAGGACATTCACCGGAAGCGGGACCAGGACTTATTTTCGTCATCCTGCCAGCTATTTTCAATGAAATTCCATTTGGCGGCGTGTTTTTAATTATTTTCTTTTTCTTGATGCTGTTTGCTACATTGACATCTGCTATAGCGATGCTCGAAATCGTAGTTTCTACAGGTATACGTAAAAAGCATGATAGAAGAAAGCGTGCTTCTTGGGTGTTTGGCGGGCTAATCTTTTTAGTAGGAATTCCAAGTGCCTTATCGTTTGGGTTATTATCTGACGTCAGTATTTTCGGCAACTCCATTTTTGATTTCGCTGATTTGCTGACAAGTAGAATTGCGATGCCGCTCGGGGCATTAGCTGTGTCTTTATTTGCCGGTTTCGTACTGACGAAAGAGGATACAGCGGAAGAGTTAGGGATGCACCCGGCTCTTCACTCTTTGTGGAAAGTACTTGTACGCTATTTCGCACCGATTGCGATCGTCGTCATTTTCTTTACTTGGATTTTAGG